A genomic segment from Brienomyrus brachyistius isolate T26 chromosome 9, BBRACH_0.4, whole genome shotgun sequence encodes:
- the mrpl51 gene encoding 39S ribosomal protein L51, mitochondrial, whose product MSIIGGLLKAAASFCHSTLIQSPRSFSTGVCSRIRMHAIPKPRNIDRWTEKRVAFGVNDNIGILGDFKAHPRDLIVGPVWLRGFRGNEFQRLTRKKRMVGDQMMATDRHNLEKRIRFLYRRLNRYGKHR is encoded by the exons ATGTCTATAATAGGCGGATTGCTAAAAGCCGCAGCGTCCTTTTGCCATTCTACACTTATCCAGTCACCTAGGTCCTTCTCCACTG GTGTCTGCAGTAGGATCCGCATGCACGCAATTCCTAAACCCAGAAACATAGACAGATGGACAGAGAAGCGTGTCGCCTTTGGTGTCAATGACAACATTGGAATATTAG GTGACTTTAAAGCTCATCCACGGGATTTGATTGTCGGCCCCGTCTGGTTACGGGGTTTCCGTGGCAACGAGTTCCAGCGTTTGACGCGAAAGAAAAGAATGGTAGGAGACCAGATGATGGCAACAGACCGGCACAACCTGGAGAAGAGGATCCGCTTTTTATACCGGAGATTAAACCGCTACGGCAAACACCGCTAA
- the LOC125749477 gene encoding vesicle-associated membrane protein 1-like, whose product MSAPAPDAAAPAGAPGAPGAPGGEGGAPGGGPPQAPPNLTSNRRLQQTQAQVEEVVDIMRVNVDKVLERDQKLSELDDRADALQAGASQFESCAAKLKNKYWWKNCKMMIIMGIIGVIVVGIIFLYFFS is encoded by the exons AT GTCTGCTCCAGCTCCAGATGCTGCTGCCCCGGCCGGTGctccaggagccccaggggctccaggaggagaaggaggtgcCCCAGGAGGTGGACCCCCGCAGGCTCCCCCTAACCTCACCAGCAACCGCAGATTACAGCAGACGCAAGCACAGGTGGAAGAG GTGGTGGACATCATGCGTGTGAATGTGGACAAGGTCCTGGAGAGAGACCAGAAGCTGTCGGAGCTGGATGACAGGGCCGATGCACTGCAGGCCGGGGCCTCCCAGTTTGAGAGTTGTGCCGCCAAGCTCAAGAACAAGTACTGGTGGAAGAACTGCAAG ATGATGATTATAATGGGAATCATTGGAGTCATCGTGGTTGGGATCATTTTCT TATACTTCTTCTCTTGA